The Herpetosiphon gulosus nucleotide sequence ACCTTAGGCCATAGCATAATTCCTATAATCAACAATAAACCAGCTAATCCGATCAAGATCAGCGGATTTCCTGAGGATTCCCCCCGCTTAGCGCTACGAAGGCCAAGATATTTCGAGTGTTCTTTCAGCCTCCGTTGGTCTAATTCTGTTAATGGATTAGCACGAGAATCAAATCCTTTTTCAGTATATTGAGCATTTTGCTGATCGTTATCAATCCGTTCATAAATTTTAGATTGCTTAGACATCTTTAACATCCTTAATAGCATTAATTTCAATTTCTATTTTATGCATAATGGTATTGGTGATATCGTACAGCAAGGTGACTAATTAACTAGCTACAAGCATTAGAATGGTGTTCGATCGCGAAAACGATAATTCACTTGATTGCGTTGCTCGGTGTAATATTGCTCCAACTCGTAATATTGTTTGGCACGTTGATTATCGCGAATTGAAACGATGATGATTAGCGCGATAAATCCAACACAAAATAGAATCGTGATTAATGGAGCACTTTGCAAGAGAGCCAAACCGCCAATGAACGCTGCAATTACAATTCCAAGAATACTCTTAGCGATCGGCTGGCCGCGAGGTATTTTCAGTCGCTTCGTTTCACGATCTAAGCGAACATATTTAAGCCGTGCTTGCACCCATTCGGATTCAATTGCCGCCAAAGCCCTAAGATAATCACGCTCATGCTCAGGCGCATGGGCAATAATGCTTTTAACTGAACGTCGATATTGTTCTTGATCTTGAATCCCATAATAATGATTTTGCAGTTGACGAATTTGTGAGGCCGCCGAAAGCAATGGTGTACGATGAACCAGTGGTTTTTCCACAACTGGAGCCAACGGAACTTGTTCAGGGCTTAAACCCAGTTGGGCAATTAATTGGGCTCGTTTAGCCAAATAAGCTTTTTGAGCCTTGGCAAAACGGAATTGATTACGTACACCAAACAGCATCAAAATGATGAACGGCAAGAAAAAAAAGCCAACACAATATGCTTTAAAGACAACGAATATGCTCGTAATTGCGCTAAACACTAGTGTAAATCCCATCAGCATAAATGGCCGAGGTTCTTGTTTGACTGGAATCCCAAACTGTGATCGCTGGGGTCCAGTATATTTCATGCTTTCTTTAGCCCATTGCTGATCAAGCTGGGTTAATAGGTCTGCATTGGGGTCTGGCTCTAAGGCTTGCATTGCAGCATCATGTTCGCGTTTAGCAAGATCAATAAATTGGCGAATTGATGGTCGTTGGCTGCTGTGAATATCCCATTCTTCGTTCATAATCACCCTCTGCATTTTGTGCTGGTTAAATAATCAATCGCGTAACTTTCTTGCTGTGTGATACGTGCACCCAACAAGAAAGTTACGCGATTGATCAAAAAAAGAAGCTTATTCAGGCAAATTAGGGCTAGTTTGCGCAAGTTGCAGCAGCACTTCGCGGATATAGTCGGACTCAACTGGCTGGCGCAACTTGGCCTGAAACTGGCCATGAACCAGCAATTGAATCTGCCATTGATAAAAACCGCTGGCCGCCTGTGGCTCAGCTCCAAGCACTTGAATTGAATAAATTTGATGCAGCGATTCGACCATGCTACTTTGATAGCGTACTGGGGTCTGCTGATTATAATGCTGCAACAGCTCAGTTTGGCTGATTAGCACCGCGCCGATGCTCAACGAGAGCCAACGTTCAGCCTGCGCTGGCTCTTTGGTATAAATTGCGATTGTGCAGCCTTGGCTAAATTCACGCCATGCCTGCTCATCCTGCTGTTTCAGGCCAAAACTGGTCGGCGTGCTATAAATCGCCACACTTGGCAATTTGGCTGGCGGATTAGCTGCAGGTATACCAATCAGCACTTGAAGTTTAGCATCGGGATCGTTATCGAATAAATGATAGTGCAGCAACGCCCCAAGCGATTCGATCAGTTGCTGAATCATGCGGCCTCGATGGCCAGTTGGTCTGCCTCACGGGCCAATTCTTCTTCTAAAACTTGAATCGCGCCGCTGATTCGCAGCAAAGTGGCGTTCAGATTTTCACGTTTGGCTTCAAGCTCAGCCAGCATAGTTTGGCCTGCTTGAAATTCTTCTTTCAGTGTTGCTAAACGTTGTTCAAGTTGTTGACGCATGATTAACTCCTAACGCCCAATCGCAATCCAAGAAACCCACGAACCATAGATAATCGTATCGGCCCAAGTCTGGGCGACAATGGTACAACCTGTACGGGTCACCGACTCAGCAAAGCCATGAAAACGTAAGTTATTGCCACGCTCTGAATCAATCGCCACAATGCTTACAATAACCGAAGGAGCTTCAGTAAATCCAGCATAACTAATTGCTCGACGTACTTGGCTCACTTGATTATTACCGCGAAAAGCGCCAATATCAACATAGCCCCCTTGGACCCGTACCGCCGTGCTTTGGGTCGTGCCATCACCAAACCGCAGGCTACTAGCCACAAGTCCGACTAAATTATCATTGTTAATGTCGCCATCTTTGAAATGGAAACCATCACTACGGCCCTCAATCCGTCGCCAATAGCGATTACCATGATGAAAGCGAATACTCGGATACACCTCGCCTAGCGCCGCCGCATATTCTTGAAACAATTCTAAGAAGACAAATTTACCATCTTCACGAGCGGCAGTTGAACGGCGAATTTGTAAAATTGGCACATTCCGCGTTGATGCATCAAGTTGAACGGTTAGACTGCCACTGACCTCAACCTGCTGATCACCCCGAACCTGTAAAACTGGTTTGATCACATTTGCGCCATCTTTGGTATGGCCAAGGGTCACCCCTTGAAAACCACCAATCTCGACTCGATCAGTGGTTTCTTGCCAACGTAGCAGATGAAATTGATCTGCTGCGCCTTTACGCAGATACAAGGCATTGCCATTCAAGTGCAGATTGCCTTCAACTTGTAGTTTATTCTGCGGGTTGGTCGTGCCAATCCCAACATTACCGCCACTTTCTGCATTCAAAGTTAGTGGGTCGGTACCACGCGCGGCAATCGCCAGCGGCTGATTGGGGTTCGAACCAGTGGCCAAAATGCTGGCGTAGCCAATGCTCACGCCTTGGGTTTGGTTGCTATGGCGAAATTCAGCCAATGGAGCCTTCGGGCCATTGGTGGTGGCCGAAACTCTGAGCGAAGCTTGGGTTGCATCGGCTCCAGCGGTCACTTTGAGCGGCCCTTGGATACCATCACCGCCAGTTCGATTAACTTTCGCCTCATCCAAACGCGCAACTTCGCGGCTCATTTCGTTCCAGTCAGCGGCACGAATAAGCTGCCCACTTTGTTTATCTTGATGATTATAGGCCATTGCTGCTGACTCCCGCTAAAAGGTAATTTCCCAAATTAATGTCAATTTAAATTGCTCGGATTTGGTGATCGTGTCGAAAATCACGCGGTTGTACATCACGCCATCTTCGGTAAATAAGCCAGCCTCACGCAACTCGCCGTTACAATCGCGCTCGCCAAGCTCACCAGTAAGCCGGAGCATAATTCGCGGCTTGTTGCTACTATCGGTTACGTCAAGTTGCTCGATGCGGGCAATTTTCGTGATGCCAATTGGCTGAACCAGTGCGGTATGGGCTGGATTAAACGCGGCCTTCGAGCCTCCAAGCTGAATCGTCGAAACCCGCTGAATTACGTCGCCTTGCTTTTCGCGATTAAACAAGCGTGCAACCAGCGTGCGCCCGGCCACGGTAATATCGTTATGGGCGCTAATTTGCTCGACCAACTCACCAGCGCTGGTAAATTGCTGAATCGTCAAGCGTCCGGCAATATGCAAATGCTCACTCCTGAACATACACTCATCCTTCTATGCAAATGTATTGAGGCTATCAAAACTGGTGTAATCAAATTGGCCTGCCAGCACCAAGCTATCGTTCACATCATGCTGCTCATTGCTACGTTGCTGGCTCTCAAGGTCAAAGCTATCGCTCAGATCGTGTTGTTGATTGAGTAAACGGCCTTGAATTCGCAAATCAAGCCGATCAGCTTGGTCGTGTTCTTCTTGGAAAACTTGTTTATAGGCCACCAAGGCTTGCACACCTGCTGCCTTCACCCGATTAACCAAGTTTAAAATTTGTTGGCGCGGGTGATCGCCACCTTCATCAAATTTATCGGTGAAGCCCGCAATATGCCAAGGAATTGTGACCGTGAACACGCCATAGGTCAGGGCATACGACGAAACTTCGACCCGCACAATTGGCTCATCGGGCACAAAGAGGGTTTGATCAAAAGCTTGTTTATCGAAGGCTCCAGCAGGGTAAACCTTGCCATCAGCCCCAATAATGTCAGCATTCAAGCGCCAACGGGCCACGCCAGGTTTCAATTGCGGAATCGTACCAATCAAGCCTTCGGGGGGCACAATCCCATTGCGCAGCACTTGCGTACCTTCCAAAGTCAAACGATCGCCAATTTGCAAACGCCCAGGAAAGCGCACCCGCTGGCCACTTTTGATATCGATCAGCTCAATATTGGTTAGCTCACGAAATGGTCCATTCAGCATCGTAATCCAAATATGCGGCGTTTCGGGGCTACGATTGATATTATCGACCGCAAATTCTTGGTAGAACTTGAGATTATCGGCAAAAAAGAGCGCTCGTTTGGGAAGAAATTCTTCAATATCAATTAGTGCTTTGGCTGCCGCCACCGCCGGATCATTGCCGACAATGCCTAAATTAGCTGCCACAATATCCAAAATACCTTGGCGGGTCGAGGCTCCCCGTTTGAGCACGGCAATCAGGCCTTGCAAGCGCTCACGATAGGGCGCATGGCTTGGTTCAAGCGCATAATCCCAGGTCGTTTCCAAGGCATAGCGATTCAAGCGAATCAGATCATCGGCATAACTGGTTTGCAATGTGGGTAAATCTTCGGCCAAATCAGGAAAACGTTCAGCATTGACCAACTGTGGGTCATCAAGCAATTGATTGAGCAACGTCATTAAGGCTTGGCGCACCTCTTGCAAGCTCGAAATTCGCCGCACGCTCAAGCCCCAAGGCCGTAGCCGTGCATCATAGCCCAAAGCTGCATCAATAATAATTCGATTCAAACGCGCTACATCATCGCTCAACGGATTGGGGCTCGATTCACTTTGATCGAGCACATTCAGCAGTTGGCTGCGCCGCTCAGGGTTTGGCTCTTGGCCGTAAATTGGCCGCAAAAACTCACGATACAGGCTATAGATCAAGCTCCAAGCATGGGCGGGCAAGCTCAAATTGCTCAGCACAGCATAATGGCGGGTAAAAAATTGAGTATCAGCCAAAATTGCTTGATTCAAGGCTTGGGCGACCGCCAAGGCTAATTCGCGGCTAATACTGCTTGAGCCGTTATAGCGTTGAAGTTGCTGATATTCCTGTGGGCAGCGTTCGGCAATTTGTTGGGCAATGATTGCGCTGATCGGCGTGCGCTGCACCAACAATTCTAAAACCAAGCCTGCCTGAACCTCAGCCCCCAAAACATAGACATACTCCACGGTGTAGCGTCGCAGCAATTTCCAAGTTGTTGGATCGATCAGTTGATCAAGATAGGCTTGGAGTGGGCTTTGCTCGGTCAGAATTATTTGGCTCAAACGATAGGCATCAAATGAACGTGGGGTAAAGCGTGGGTTCATTTTGATCAGCTGCGATGTGCCACCCAAGGCCTCAAGATAGAGCGCAAAAATCTTATCGAGATCGCCGCGCTGCTCGATTGGAGCAATATAGCCTTGTGAGCCTTGGTTGGTCGCAGTCTCGACATGATGCGAACGCAACACATGGTACAGATCAAGCTCAGCTCGTTCGAGCCTGCGCCCAAACATTTCGGCGAACAGCAACAGCAACTCACCCGCCTCGGCTGGAGCATAAAAATGGGCCAAGCGTTGCAAGAGGGCGATCGTTTTGCCAGTTAATCGTTGCATAATTAAGCCTGTATTACAAAGCGCAGCGCAGGATCACTGGCACTATCGCTGGCAAGAAAAACCTTCTCAAAGCTGGCGATTTTGACGACCTTGCCGTTATTGCGCTCAGCCAACACACTCGCTGGATTAGTCGAGAGATTGTAGAGCTGGTAGTGTTTGGAATTGAAGGCAACTTGCAATACTTGAAGCTGGGCTTTGGCGATTGCCTCGATCTGGGCTAGCTCTAAATCCTGCTCTGGAGCCAGATCATCGAGATAGGCCATAATTGCGCGGCGCACTTCGTAGCAAATTTGGCGACGTTGACTATCGCTGGTCGTTGGCGCAACCGTCAACTCAAGTTTTCCCGTTAATTCCACCCGTTCGCTATAGATCAGTAGGTTAGCCAAAACGGGCTTTTCAATAATACTGACCTGAATCGCGCTATCCTCAGGGCGTTCATTGCTTTGGAAGGGCTTCGCCAGCATCCGCAAGCTAAAATCTTTGCGATGATACAACCGAATTTTCTTCTCGATTTCGCTGGCTTGGATGGCTGAGCCAAGCGTCAAACTTGCAATATATTCTTGAATTGCAGTCTCGAGTTTGCGACGTTTCTCATCGCGCTCCAAGCCCGG carries:
- a CDS encoding H-type lectin domain-containing protein, with the protein product MAYNHQDKQSGQLIRAADWNEMSREVARLDEAKVNRTGGDGIQGPLKVTAGADATQASLRVSATTNGPKAPLAEFRHSNQTQGVSIGYASILATGSNPNQPLAIAARGTDPLTLNAESGGNVGIGTTNPQNKLQVEGNLHLNGNALYLRKGAADQFHLLRWQETTDRVEIGGFQGVTLGHTKDGANVIKPVLQVRGDQQVEVSGSLTVQLDASTRNVPILQIRRSTAAREDGKFVFLELFQEYAAALGEVYPSIRFHHGNRYWRRIEGRSDGFHFKDGDINNDNLVGLVASSLRFGDGTTQSTAVRVQGGYVDIGAFRGNNQVSQVRRAISYAGFTEAPSVIVSIVAIDSERGNNLRFHGFAESVTRTGCTIVAQTWADTIIYGSWVSWIAIGR